From Apis cerana isolate GH-2021 linkage group LG10, AcerK_1.0, whole genome shotgun sequence, one genomic window encodes:
- the LOC108003061 gene encoding E3 ubiquitin-protein ligase Su(dx), whose amino-acid sequence MSHCDEEVASSGFHQLSITIEGAILRSSTFLKPNPYIEFSVDDKSPRKTEVSKSTYQPKWNEEFTILVTPHSQLHFRLLDHSTFRKDTLIGEKKISLSQVLSHYNGKLENMEVTFDLMSENKHDSQLCKVGELITVFDGLRINMPNTSSSINESPSCQTQSACIPFDSVSNNDAISNSSILNGGIRARMRLHEAKHASSNFHGTLSNIYQNSTYNSGSEQTNTNKNNEQIEPVASNSLSNGHAISPADKSIVSLSGRFVASLPDRQTSRIEHVSTSGIIDGIRVGSCTEQFPKVSASESRNISQIEQPTVLSGTVGISRSDQLTTNTDICSHNRTEQSLSNERNIRTEQSVTSSLSDSYGNMRTDQDTPLMDGFIVSRVDQFRNPVLTDNQGHSQTEQSVVFTLPDGSHLEQPTVFLMTDNRGITRSDQSSILSMGESRRTTHNEQYTNPTTTRSNPRVVQRVASLSGSTNMLPGQSTQSGSSIVLAEVDPTNHSEEPLPPGWEMRYDIYGRRYYVDHKTRSTSWERPQPLPPGWEVRRDPRGRIYYVDHNTRTTTWQRPNTERLQHFQHWQGERQHVVQQGNQRFLYPQAHGNQTIIAGPSTSSMVDDDDALGPLPAGWERRKQPEGRVYYVNHKNRTTQWEDPRTQGQETGIDEPPLPDGWEIRLTEDGVRYFVDHNTRTTTFQDPRPGAPKGPKGVYRVPRAYERSFRWKLSQFRFLCQTNALPNHIKISVNRQTLFEDSYHQIMNAEAFALRRRLYIIFKGEEGLDYGGVSREWFFLLSHEVLNPMYCLFEYANKSNYSLQINPASYVNPDHLQYFKFIGRFIAMALYHGRFIYSGFTMPFYKRMLNKKLIMKDIESIDPEFYKSLVWIKENNIDECGLELYYSVDFEILGQVIHHELKEGGDKIRVIEENKEEYIRLMTEWRMTRGIEDQTKAFLEGFNSVVPLEWLKYFDERELELMLCGMQEIDVEDWQRNTIYRHYTRNSKQILWFWQFVNRTDSEKRARLLQFVTGTCRVPVGGFAELMGSNGPQRFCIEKVGKDTWLPRSHTCFNRLDLPPYKSYDQLVEKLNYAIEETEGFGQE is encoded by the exons ATGTCTCATTGTGACGAAGAAGTGGCATCATCTGGTTTTCACCAATTGAGTATTACAA ttgaAGGTGCTATATTAAGAAGTTCTACATTTTTAAAGCCTAATccttatatagaattttctgTTGATGATAAAAGTCCCCGAAAGACAGAAGTTTCGAAATCTACATATCAACCAAAATGGAACGAGGAATTTACAATACTTGTAACTCCACATTCACAATtacattttcgattattagaTCATAGTACTTTCCGAAAAGATACTTtaataggagaaaaaaaaataagtctcTCTCAAGTATTGTCTcattataatggaaaattagaaaatatggaAGTAACATTTGACTTAATGAGTGAAAATAAACATGATTCTCAATTATGTAAAGTTGGAGAATTAATAACAGTATTTGATGGATTAAGAATCAATATGCCAAATACATCATCAAGCATTAATGAATCACCATCATGTCAAACACAATCTGCTTGCATACCTTTTGATA gTGTTTCAAATAATGATGCTATTAGTAATAGTAGCATTCTTAATGGAGGGATTCGAGCACGTATGAGATTACATGAAGCTAAACATGCATCATCTAATTTTCATGGAACattgtcaaatatttatcaaaactcTACTTATAATAGTGGAAGTGAGCAAactaatactaataaaaacaatgaaCAAATTGAGCCTGTTGCATCAAATTCTTTATCAAATGGACATGCAATATCACCTGCAGATAAATCTATTGTATCTTTATCAGGACGTTTTGTCGCATCTTTGCCAGATCGTCAAACGTCTCGAATAGAACATGTATCAACATCTGGTATAATAGATGGTATAAGAGTTGGTTCATGTACAGAACAATTTCCAAAAGTTTCTGCCTCAGAAAGTCGTAATATTTCCCAAATTGAACAACCGACAGTATTGTCTGGAACAGTTGGAATATCTAGATCAGATCAATTAACTACTAATACAGATATATGTTCACATAATAGAACAGAACAATCTCTCTCTAATGAACGTAACATTCGAACAGAACAATCAGTAACTAGTTCTCTTTCAGATAGTTATGGAAATATGAGAACAGATCAGGATACTCCTTTAATGGATGGATTTATAGTTTCTAGAGTAGATCAATTTAGAAATCCTGTTTTAACTGATAATCAAGGACATTCTCAGACAGAGCAATCTGTAGTATTTACTTTACCAGATGGTTCTCATTTAGAACAACCTACAGTGTTTCTTATGACAGATAATCGTGGAATAACACGTTCAGATCAATCTTCAATATTATCCATGGGTGAATCACGTAGGACTACTCATAATGAACAATATACAAATCCTACAACTACACGCTCAAATCCTCGTGTAGTACAACGGGTAGCTTCATTATCAGGATCAACTAACATGCTACCTGGACAATCAACTCAATCTGGATCTTCAATTGTACTTGCTGAAGTTGATCCTACAAATCATTCTGAAGAGCCATTACCTCCTGGTTGGGAAATGAGATATGATATTTATGGAAGaag atattatgtTGATCATAAAACACGAAGTACTTCTTGGGAAAGACCACAACCTTTACCACCAGGCTGGGAAGTTCGTAGAGATCCCAGAGGCAGAATTTATTATGTAGATCATAATACAAGAACCACAACATGGCAAAGACCAAATACAGAAAGATTACAACATTTTCAGCATTGGCAAGGTGAAAGACAGCATGTTGTACAACAAGGAAACCAACGATTTCTCTATCctcaa gcaCATGGAAATCAAACTATTATAGCAGGACCCTCAACATCATCTATggttgatgatgatgatgctcTAGGACCATTACCTGCTGGATGGGAAAGACGTAAACAGCCAGAAGGAAGagtttattatgtaaatcataaaaatcgtACAACACAATGGGAAGATCCAAGAACACAAGGACAAGAAACTGGAATTGATGAACCACCATTACCAGATGGCTGGGAAATACGATTAACCGAAGATGGAGTTCGATATTTTGTAGATCATAATACGAGGACAACTACATTTCAAGATCCAAGACCTGGCGCACCTAAAGg TCCAAAAGGTGTTTATCGTGTACCAAGAGCATATGAAAGATCATTTCGATGGAAATTATCACAATTTCGCTTTTTATGTCAGACCAATGCATTAccgaatcatataaaaattagtgtTAATCGACAAACGCTGTTTGAAGATTCTTATCATCAGATAATGAATGCTGAAGCTTTTGCATTAAGAcgtagattatatataatatttaaaggagaagaaggtTTAGATTATGGAGGTGTATCAag agAATGGTTTTTCTTATTGAGTCACGAAGTGTTAAATCCAATGTattgtttatttgaatatgCTAATAAGAGTAATTATAGCTTACAAATTAATCCAGCATCTTATGTTAATCCTGATCATTTacagtattttaaatttattggaagATTTATAGCAAtg gcTCTTTATCATGGACGTTTTATCTATAGTGGATTCACTATGCCATTTTATAAAcgtatgttaaataaaaaattgattatgaaaGATATAGAATCTATTGACCCAGAATTCTATAAATCTCTTGTAtggataaaagaaaacaatattgaTGAATGTGGCCTCGAATTGTATTATAGTGtagattttgaaattcttggCCAAGTAATACATCATGAATTAAAAGAGGGTGGTGACAAAATTAGagttattgaagaaaataaagaagaatatattag gtTAATGACAGAATGGAGAATGACAAGAGGTATAGAGGACCAAACTAAAGCATTTTTAGAAGGTTTTAATTCTGTTGTACCATTAGAatggttaaaatattttgatgaacGTGAATTAGAACTTATGCTTTGTGGTATGCAAGAAATAGATGTAGAAGATTGGCAACGCAATACAATTTATAGACATTATACACGAAATAGTAAACAAATTTTGTGGTTCTGGCAg ttCGTGAATAGAACAGATAGCGAAAAACGAGCTCGACTTTTACAATTTGTAACAGGTACTTGTCGAGTACCTGTTGGAGGATTTGCAGAATTAAtgg ggaGCAATGGCCCTCAAAGATTTTGTATAGAGAAAGTAGGAAAAGATACATGGTTACCTAGATCACATACATGTTTCAATAGATTGGATTTACCACCATATAAAAGTTATGATCAACTAGtagaaaagttaaattatgcAATTGAAGAAACAGAAGGTTTTGgccaagaataa
- the LOC108003071 gene encoding uncharacterized protein LOC108003071 isoform X2, with amino-acid sequence MEFWNFIRNIFGGNNSDKFNKRFADCEDNYNGDNFGNSIWQIDVYDNPSDPLQITRYFESQIENIMMNFIYGFHNEGNDANTNVFLFGPSNAPSQRENLRDKMLKPNNNSTGLKLDTDLDGKITVDNFSNIWDEHDKSKFEISRPHIFGKSMRKEYIRKPDGTIEQKQVIKDYEGNEETMISQQIGDKIHTIVTKIDKNGVETKTEEFCDVNECDLFGKKKLSSNENSNFLDSDLNFFSWDKFFKPNPKL; translated from the exons ATGGAGTTTTGGAATTTCATCCGCAATATATTTGGCGGAAACAATtcggataaatttaataaaag gtTTGCTGATTgtgaagataattataatggaGACAATTTTGGAAATTCAATATGGCAAATTGATGTTTATGATAATCCAag TGATCCATTACAAATAACGAGATATTTCGAATCTCAGATTGAGAATAtaatgatgaattttatttatggattTCATAATGAAg gtaATGATGCAAatacaaatgtatttttatttggacCTTCAAATGCTCCTTcacaaagagaaaatttacgtgataaaatgttgaaaccaaataataattcaactggattaaaattagatacaGATTTAGATGGAAA GATTACTgtagataatttttctaatatttgggATGAACATGACaaatcgaaatttgaaatatcacgTCCTCACATATTTGGAAAGTCCatgagaaaagaatatattcgtAAACCTGATGGAACAATAGAACAAAAACAAGTTATTAAAGATTATGAAGGAAATGAAGAAACTATGATATCACAGCAAATTGGTGATAAAATTCATACTATTGttacaaaaatagataaaaatggaGTAGAAACAAAAACAGAAGAATTTTGTGATGTAAATGAat gtgatttatttggaaaaaaaaaattatcatcaaatgaaaatagtaattttcttGATagtgatttaaatttcttttcttgggataaattttttaaacctaatccaaaattatga
- the LOC108003071 gene encoding uncharacterized protein LOC108003071 isoform X4 produces MMFADCEDNYNGDNFGNSIWQIDVYDNPSDPLQITRYFESQIENIMMNFIYGFHNEGNDANTNVFLFGPSNAPSQRENLRDKMLKPNNNSTGLKLDTDLDGKITVDNFSNIWDEHDKSKFEISRPHIFGKSMRKEYIRKPDGTIEQKQVIKDYEGNEETMISQQIGDKIHTIVTKIDKNGVETKTEEFCDVNECDLFGKKKLSSNENSNFLDSDLNFFSWDKFFKPNPKL; encoded by the exons atgat gtTTGCTGATTgtgaagataattataatggaGACAATTTTGGAAATTCAATATGGCAAATTGATGTTTATGATAATCCAag TGATCCATTACAAATAACGAGATATTTCGAATCTCAGATTGAGAATAtaatgatgaattttatttatggattTCATAATGAAg gtaATGATGCAAatacaaatgtatttttatttggacCTTCAAATGCTCCTTcacaaagagaaaatttacgtgataaaatgttgaaaccaaataataattcaactggattaaaattagatacaGATTTAGATGGAAA GATTACTgtagataatttttctaatatttgggATGAACATGACaaatcgaaatttgaaatatcacgTCCTCACATATTTGGAAAGTCCatgagaaaagaatatattcgtAAACCTGATGGAACAATAGAACAAAAACAAGTTATTAAAGATTATGAAGGAAATGAAGAAACTATGATATCACAGCAAATTGGTGATAAAATTCATACTATTGttacaaaaatagataaaaatggaGTAGAAACAAAAACAGAAGAATTTTGTGATGTAAATGAat gtgatttatttggaaaaaaaaaattatcatcaaatgaaaatagtaattttcttGATagtgatttaaatttcttttcttgggataaattttttaaacctaatccaaaattatga
- the LOC108003071 gene encoding uncharacterized protein LOC108003071 isoform X1, whose product MEFWNFIRNIFGGNNSDKFNKRFADCEDNYNGDNFGNSIWQIDVYDNPRYFGRNNHFNIFSDPLQITRYFESQIENIMMNFIYGFHNEGNDANTNVFLFGPSNAPSQRENLRDKMLKPNNNSTGLKLDTDLDGKITVDNFSNIWDEHDKSKFEISRPHIFGKSMRKEYIRKPDGTIEQKQVIKDYEGNEETMISQQIGDKIHTIVTKIDKNGVETKTEEFCDVNECDLFGKKKLSSNENSNFLDSDLNFFSWDKFFKPNPKL is encoded by the exons ATGGAGTTTTGGAATTTCATCCGCAATATATTTGGCGGAAACAATtcggataaatttaataaaag gtTTGCTGATTgtgaagataattataatggaGACAATTTTGGAAATTCAATATGGCAAATTGATGTTTATGATAATCCAag ATATTTTGGAAGAAATAATCACTTTAATATCTTTAGTGATCCATTACAAATAACGAGATATTTCGAATCTCAGATTGAGAATAtaatgatgaattttatttatggattTCATAATGAAg gtaATGATGCAAatacaaatgtatttttatttggacCTTCAAATGCTCCTTcacaaagagaaaatttacgtgataaaatgttgaaaccaaataataattcaactggattaaaattagatacaGATTTAGATGGAAA GATTACTgtagataatttttctaatatttgggATGAACATGACaaatcgaaatttgaaatatcacgTCCTCACATATTTGGAAAGTCCatgagaaaagaatatattcgtAAACCTGATGGAACAATAGAACAAAAACAAGTTATTAAAGATTATGAAGGAAATGAAGAAACTATGATATCACAGCAAATTGGTGATAAAATTCATACTATTGttacaaaaatagataaaaatggaGTAGAAACAAAAACAGAAGAATTTTGTGATGTAAATGAat gtgatttatttggaaaaaaaaaattatcatcaaatgaaaatagtaattttcttGATagtgatttaaatttcttttcttgggataaattttttaaacctaatccaaaattatga
- the LOC108003071 gene encoding uncharacterized protein LOC108003071 isoform X3 produces the protein MMFADCEDNYNGDNFGNSIWQIDVYDNPRYFGRNNHFNIFSDPLQITRYFESQIENIMMNFIYGFHNEGNDANTNVFLFGPSNAPSQRENLRDKMLKPNNNSTGLKLDTDLDGKITVDNFSNIWDEHDKSKFEISRPHIFGKSMRKEYIRKPDGTIEQKQVIKDYEGNEETMISQQIGDKIHTIVTKIDKNGVETKTEEFCDVNECDLFGKKKLSSNENSNFLDSDLNFFSWDKFFKPNPKL, from the exons atgat gtTTGCTGATTgtgaagataattataatggaGACAATTTTGGAAATTCAATATGGCAAATTGATGTTTATGATAATCCAag ATATTTTGGAAGAAATAATCACTTTAATATCTTTAGTGATCCATTACAAATAACGAGATATTTCGAATCTCAGATTGAGAATAtaatgatgaattttatttatggattTCATAATGAAg gtaATGATGCAAatacaaatgtatttttatttggacCTTCAAATGCTCCTTcacaaagagaaaatttacgtgataaaatgttgaaaccaaataataattcaactggattaaaattagatacaGATTTAGATGGAAA GATTACTgtagataatttttctaatatttgggATGAACATGACaaatcgaaatttgaaatatcacgTCCTCACATATTTGGAAAGTCCatgagaaaagaatatattcgtAAACCTGATGGAACAATAGAACAAAAACAAGTTATTAAAGATTATGAAGGAAATGAAGAAACTATGATATCACAGCAAATTGGTGATAAAATTCATACTATTGttacaaaaatagataaaaatggaGTAGAAACAAAAACAGAAGAATTTTGTGATGTAAATGAat gtgatttatttggaaaaaaaaaattatcatcaaatgaaaatagtaattttcttGATagtgatttaaatttcttttcttgggataaattttttaaacctaatccaaaattatga